In Candidatus Sodalis pierantonius str. SOPE, one DNA window encodes the following:
- a CDS encoding ATP-binding cassette domain-containing protein: MIVFSSLQIRRGTRVLLDNATATINPGQKVGLVGKNGCGKSTLLSLLKKELSADAGSVSLPANWAMAWVNQETPALDVPALEYVIDGDREYRQLESELLVANEKNDGHAIATLHGKLDTINAWTIRARAANLLSGLGFSQPQLTQPVRAFSGGSGACALISRKPCCAGLICCCWTSRPTIWIWMRSSGWKSG, encoded by the coding sequence ATGATTGTTTTCTCCTCGTTGCAGATTCGTCGCGGTACCCGCGTACTGCTGGATAACGCCACCGCCACGATCAACCCAGGGCAAAAAGTCGGGTTGGTCGGCAAAAACGGCTGCGGCAAATCCACGCTGCTATCGCTGTTGAAAAAAGAACTCAGCGCCGACGCCGGCAGCGTCAGCCTGCCCGCGAACTGGGCGATGGCCTGGGTTAATCAGGAAACCCCCGCTCTTGACGTGCCGGCACTGGAGTATGTTATCGATGGCGACCGGGAATATCGTCAGCTTGAATCTGAATTACTTGTTGCCAATGAAAAAAATGATGGTCATGCCATCGCCACGCTACACGGGAAACTGGACACCATCAACGCTTGGACCATTCGCGCCCGCGCCGCCAACCTTTTGAGCGGTCTGGGCTTCAGCCAGCCGCAGCTGACGCAGCCGGTGCGTGCTTTCTCCGGCGGCTCTGGCGCATGCGCCTTAATCTCGCGCAAGCCCTGCTGTGCCGGTCTGATCTGCTGTTGCTGGACGAGCCGACCAACCATTTGGATTTGGATGCGGTCATCTGGCTGGAAAAGTGGCTAA
- a CDS encoding phosphoribulokinase has protein sequence MGGFGFQGDKVTDQTARFSGAGTTTTSLAFRKIFQQLNIRAAELEGDSFHHFTRPEMDLAIRKALDLGRHVSYFGPDANNFDLLERTFYHYGESGRGQARKYLHTYDEAVPYNQVPGTFTPWQPLPEPTDVLFYEGLHGGVVTEHNDVARHVDLLVGVVPIVNLEWIQKLMRDTNERGHSREAVMDSVVRSMEDYINFITPQFFRTHINFQRVPTVDTSNQFAAKAIPSLDESFVVIHFRGLDAMDFPYLLAMLQGSFISNINTLVVPGGKMGLAMELIMAPLVKQLLEGKQIR, from the coding sequence CTGGGCGGCTTCGGCTTTCAGGGCGACAAAGTCACCGACCAGACGGCGCGTTTTTCCGGCGCCGGGACCACGACCACCAGCCTGGCTTTTCGCAAAATCTTTCAACAGTTGAACATTCGCGCCGCGGAGTTGGAAGGCGATAGCTTTCACCACTTCACCCGGCCGGAAATGGATTTGGCCATTCGTAAAGCGCTCGATTTAGGTCGGCACGTGAGTTATTTCGGCCCGGATGCGAATAACTTCGATCTTCTGGAAAGAACGTTTTATCACTATGGGGAAAGCGGACGCGGGCAGGCGCGCAAATATTTGCATACCTACGACGAAGCGGTTCCTTATAATCAGGTCCCCGGCACCTTTACCCCCTGGCAGCCCCTGCCGGAACCTACCGACGTCCTATTCTACGAGGGGCTGCACGGCGGCGTTGTGACCGAGCATAATGACGTTGCGCGGCACGTGGATTTGCTGGTGGGGGTGGTGCCGATAGTCAATCTGGAGTGGATCCAGAAATTGATGCGCGATACCAACGAACGGGGCCACTCCCGCGAAGCGGTCATGGATTCCGTGGTGCGATCCATGGAAGATTATATCAATTTTATCACGCCGCAATTTTTCCGTACCCATATCAACTTTCAGCGGGTGCCGACGGTGGACACCTCCAATCAGTTCGCCGCCAAAGCGATCCCGTCGCTGGACGAAAGCTTTGTGGTTATTCACTTTCGCGGCCTGGACGCCATGGATTTTCCCTATTTACTGGCGATGCTGCAGGGATCTTTCATTTCCAATATCAATACGCTGGTGGTGCCGGGCGGCAAAATGGGTTTGGCGATGGAACTGATCATGGCGCCGCTAGTCAAGCAATTGCTGGAAGGGAAACAGATTCGCTAA
- the crp gene encoding cAMP-activated global transcriptional regulator CRP yields MVLGKPQTDPTLEWFLSHCHIHKYPSKSTLIHQGEKAETLYYIVKGSVAVLIKDEEGKEMILSYLNQGDFIGELGLFEEGQERSAWVRAKTACEVAEISYKKFRQLIQVNPDILMRLSSQMASRLQVTSEKVGNLAFLDVTGRIAQTLLNLAKQPDAMTHPDGMQIKITRQEIGQIVGCSRETVGRILKMLEDQNLISAHGKTIVVYGTR; encoded by the coding sequence ATGGTTCTCGGCAAACCGCAAACAGACCCGACTCTCGAATGGTTCCTGTCTCATTGCCATATTCATAAGTATCCATCGAAGAGTACGTTGATTCACCAGGGTGAAAAGGCAGAAACGCTCTACTATATCGTCAAAGGCTCCGTCGCAGTGCTTATCAAGGACGAAGAAGGCAAGGAGATGATCCTCTCCTACCTGAATCAGGGCGATTTTATCGGCGAACTGGGGTTGTTTGAAGAGGGGCAGGAGCGCAGCGCATGGGTGCGGGCGAAAACGGCCTGCGAAGTGGCTGAGATATCCTACAAGAAATTTCGCCAGTTGATTCAGGTCAATCCCGACATTCTGATGCGTCTGTCTTCACAAATGGCCAGCCGCCTGCAGGTGACCTCAGAGAAAGTCGGCAACCTGGCTTTCCTGGATGTGACTGGGCGTATCGCGCAAACGTTATTGAATTTAGCCAAGCAGCCGGACGCCATGACTCACCCGGACGGTATGCAAATAAAAATCACCCGGCAGGAAATCGGCCAAATAGTCGGCTGTTCACGGGAAACGGTCGGCCGTATTTTGAAAATGCTTGAGGATCAAAATCTCATCTCTGCCCACGGTAAAACCATTGTCGTTTACGGAACCCGCTAA
- the istB gene encoding IS21-like element ISSoEn3 family helper ATPase IstB: MDTLLMALRELKLSAMVQALETQRELPGSYGELGFEERLSLMVEAENLHRKNNYIFRMRRQSQMRLQAKPEDIRYIPSRGVTPEQMRDLLGGQYLKYQKSILITGPTGTGKTWLSCALGEQACRQQYSVRYWRVGRLLAHLHQCQVNGTYLKQLKQLEKIELLILDNVGLESISPMQATMLLEVMEDRYDKSSSILISQLPVKKWYGLIENPTTADALLDRLVHPSYRLELKGESLRKEQGVASTGKID; this comes from the coding sequence ATGGATACACTGTTAATGGCTCTGCGAGAGCTGAAGTTGTCGGCAATGGTCCAGGCGTTGGAGACGCAACGCGAACTCCCGGGGAGTTATGGGGAGCTGGGGTTCGAGGAGCGGTTGTCGCTGATGGTAGAAGCGGAAAATTTGCATAGAAAAAACAACTACATATTCCGTATGCGACGGCAATCGCAAATGCGCTTGCAGGCAAAACCGGAAGATATCCGTTATATCCCTAGCCGAGGAGTGACACCGGAACAGATGCGAGATCTGCTAGGGGGACAATATCTGAAATATCAGAAAAGCATACTCATCACGGGGCCGACAGGTACGGGCAAAACCTGGCTCAGTTGTGCGCTTGGTGAGCAGGCATGCCGGCAGCAATATAGCGTGCGTTACTGGCGAGTGGGTCGGTTGCTGGCCCATCTTCACCAGTGTCAGGTAAACGGGACCTATCTAAAACAGCTTAAGCAGTTAGAAAAAATAGAGTTACTGATCTTGGACAACGTGGGCCTAGAATCAATAAGTCCGATGCAGGCAACGATGCTGTTGGAGGTGATGGAAGATCGCTACGACAAAAGCAGCAGCATCCTGATCAGTCAACTGCCGGTGAAAAAATGGTATGGACTGATAGAAAACCCCACGACAGCTGACGCGTTACTCGATCGGTTAGTACACCCCAGCTATAGACTGGAACTTAAAGGCGAATCACTACGCAAAGAGCAAGGAGTAGCCAGCACAGGAAAAATAGACTAA